A segment of the Candidatus Protochlamydia naegleriophila genome:
ATCAGAGGAAAATCTCAAACGCTACAATCTTCCCTTTGTCTCTTATAAAAACTCACTAGGCCTTCCCTCTTTATGGGTCGATGCCAAAAACAAGGAATTGCTCGACAAGGCAGGTATTCGCTACTGGAGCTCGCTTGAAGTCATGATCTTGCACTTGTCTTACTTCTTCCGCCACTACGCAAACGAGTTTGTTGGAATCCAAGAAGTCAAGTCTATGTTAGAGTTTGTGGAAAAATCTTTTCCTGATCTAGTGAAGGAAGTCACGCGTTTGATTCCCTTGCAAAAAATGACTGATATTTTCAAGCGATTGATTCAAGAACAGATTTCGATCAAAGATTTACGCACAATCTTGGAAGCTCTTGGTGAATGGGCGCAAACCGAAAAAGATACAGTTCTTTTGACAGAGTATGTTCGCTCTTCACTAAAGCGGTTCATAAGCTATAAATATTCTCAGGGTCAGTCCGTATTATCGGTTTATATTTTAGACCCTGAAATTGAAGATATGGTAAGAGGCGCCATTAAACAGACATCGGCTGGATCTTATTTAGCGTTGGATCCCGATTCTGTTCAGCTGATTTTACAAGGTGTTCGCAATACGGTATCTCCCCCTCCACCTGGTGGGCAACCTCCAGTTATTTTAACCGCGATTGACGTTCGACGATTCGTTCGCAAGCTCATTGAAATGGAATTTACGGATATTTCTGTGGTGTCTTACCAAGAAATTGTTCCAGAAATCCGCATACAACCATTGGGTCGTATTCAGATTTCTTAAATTCTAAAAACCCCCTCTCCATGGAGGTTATATCATGGGTATTCCATCGTCTTTTGACGCCGCAGCTGCTAGGAGAGCATTTGATTCTCAGGACGCAGATTTTGATGCTAGCCTCGAAAAAACTCAGGAAGCAGCAAAACTTGCCGAGTTAACTCTAGATGAAAACGCAGCCGAAGCAGCCCAAGAAAAACTTGCCCAAGAAGAGCAGGAAAATGCCAGCACAGGGATGATGGCACCAACCAAAAAGCTTATTGCTCCTCCCCGCTCTGAAAAGATCGAAAAAGCTAAAGAGGTCCAAGAGTCAGTCTTGGTACGCAAAGAAGACGCCGATCAATTTGCTGGCGACTTCATGGGACGTGGTAATAACAAACACTACCACGTAGAAGTAGCCCTCTTAAGCGCCTTAGCTCAAGAGCTTGGTGTAAGCATCACACCTAAAATGTCTTCCACCGAAATCATCGATCACGTTGTTGCACGCCTCCGCACCATCGACCCCAATACGGGTAAACAGAAAGATCCCGATAGTGCCCAAGTTGACAAAACATTTGAATTCTTGATCTATGCAGCTGAAAGACAGTTAGAAAAAGTTCCTAAAGACAGTCCCGAGAGCAAACGCTTGACAGAAGTTGCAGCTCACATTAAAGTCGCTAAAGATATTTATTACAACATGCCGGGACCCGATGGCAAGCCCAATGGTAAAGCCATTGACTCGGCCCAAAAAATCATTGGTCTCGCCAGTGGAATCGTAGATGAATCTGAGTTATCAACGAAGGAAGCGCTTGATCAATTACGCAATATTTTAGACAACCCTCAAACTGTGCAAGACATACGCAAGCACTATGAAGCAAACGGCGGCTATCAACAATTATTTGTGGAAATTAAAGAGTTTTTTCACCACTTAGGATCGCAACTCAAGCGCGTCAATGTAAAGACGGTTGAAGGAGACAATCTCAATCCGACTAATATGCCAACCCTTGAGCCAGTGCAATTGCAACAATACGCGGCAGCAACTAAAGAAAGAAGTGCTATGTACCACACTTTGAAAAGTGCTAAAGAAGAAGCTAAGGTCTCAGAAAAGACCATGTACCGTGCCGGATATATTGATGATCCCATGGCTTCAAAACGGGGAGGCTTTTAATGCCTTAAGCGCGATGAATAGATAAAGCGTTTTAATTCACTTTTGCCATATAAACGAGGCAAAGAATTACAACCGGAATCGAAAGAAGGATGAGAAATGAAGCGAGAGGTTTTTCGTGCACACATCAACTACGAATCGATCGGCAAGCTCTTTTTCGATGCCGCCGATGAGCGTTATCCTACAGCAGAAAAAATGAATCAGCTCGTTTCCCGCATCGTGGATCCCATCGCTACCGATCCTCTTGAAAGCGTCTTTACCAAAATTACAGTACTCAATTCGATTCGCAATATGATCAAGGGAGTCTCTCCCCGCCTCTATCGCTCGATGCAACACCGCGATGACTTATATTTAGCAGTCATCGAAGCGCTCGAAGACTTAGAAGATGAGCTAGAGGAGCTTGAGGAAAAAGAATTGGAAAATGAGGAAGAAGAAGCCGAAGCAGAAAGCTAGGAACCCCTCTCACAAAAATGATGTCCAAAGTGAAAGTAGATAGGAGTGAACTATGGTCAGCAGCCAATTCGAATCAATCCTAAAAGATTTTGAACCCTTTTTTAAGTGTCGATTACAGGCCGATCAAAATGAGTCATGCCTCGTTAGGATGGGTCATGGAATCTCCCTTCAAATGGAGTTGAATCGCTATGGCTTTTTATTGATTGGCTGCCGCATCGGCGAACTGCCTCGAGGTCGCTTTCAAGACGATGTCATCAAAGAGGCATTAAAAGCTAACGAGTTTTACCCTCCTTTTACGGGCATTTTCGGTATAAGCCGCAAATCAAACAACCTCTTTCTCTATCTTCTCGTCGATCCCCTTAAACTGGATCAGGATAAAATTTCGAATCTACTCAACCCCTTTATAGCTAAAGCCAAGTTATGGTCCGACTCTATCAATCAAGGCAATATTCCAGCCCTCGGAGCGGTCACATCTCCTCAACCGGCTGTGGCTCCGCCATTTGGATTTTCACGCTAATAACGCGGGTTTAAAGCCCACACCGCCCAAAAAAATTGACTTTAGGAGCGGCTAAAAATTTAATCTTTGAACATCCGTAAAAACTTCATTCACATTTTATTGCCAATTTCTTAATGTGCATTATTTAAACCTATGCAACAAGCAGCACTTATGACAGATCCGACCTCTCTTCTTCATTCCCCAGCCGCCAAACAGTGGCAACGCATAGGTGTTAAGCATCATCACGGAATTATCATCCCGCTCTTTAGCCTGCATTCTGCAAACTCCTCAGGCATTGGCGAATACACAGACCTCATACCGCTTATCGATTGGTGCCGATTCATTGGGTTCGATTTAATCCAGCTCCTCCCTTTAAACGATACAGGACTTGGAACGAGCCCCTATAGTGCCTTGTCAGCCTTTGCTTTAAATCCCATCTATTTAGGCCTTCACGCCCTTCCCTATCTGGACCAATTTCCACTCTTACAAGACGAGCTAAAGGCCATTCCCAAATTATCTCAGCAATCGCGAGTCGATTATAAGACAGTCCGCGAAAATAAGGAGCGCTTTTTACGCCACTATGTGGAGCAAACAAAACAATTGATCTTGAACAGCCGCTCTTATCACGCATTCACTCAAAATTCTCCCTGGCTGAAAGGCTATGCCGTCTACAAGACATTGAAAGTTCTTTATCAATGCTCAAGCTGGGAAAGCTGGCCTGTTAATGATCAATCGCCAACCCCGGAATTAATCAATCAACTGACCGAAGAACACAAAGAAGAGGTCGAATGGCATAGCATTTTGCAGTTCTTATGCGACCAGCAACTTCATGCAAGCAAAGAACATGCTGATAAGCACGAGGTTTTTTTGATGGGAGACATCCCCATTTTAATCGACCGGGACAGTGCCGAGGTCTGGCTCCATCGCCATCTTTTCGACTTAAATTATTCTGCCGGATCTCCGCCCGATATATACAGCCTTGAAGGACAAAACTGGGGATTTCCTATCTATAATTGGGAAAAAATTGCGAGCGCAAACTACCAATGGTGGATCGACCGTCTCTCGTGCGCCTCTCGCTATTACCACGTCTATCGAATCGACCACATCGTTGGCTTCTTCCGCATTTGGTCGATTACCCGAGGATTAACGGGGAAAGATGGAGTCTTTATTCCTCAAGATGAATCGACCTGGGTCGATCATGGACAACGCATCATGCTTATGATGCTAAAAGAATGTACGATGCTCCCCATTGGAGAAGATTTAGGCGTTGTACCACCTGAAGTAAGGGACTGCTTAACAGCTCTTGGCATCTGCGGTACTAAAGTCATGCGCTGGGAGCGTTTATGGAAAGATAATGCCCGCTACATATTGCCCCAAGACTATCCTCTGATCAGCATGACAACCGTCTCGACTCACGACAGCGAAACCTTGCAGCAATGGTGGCAAAACATGCCGCTCGACGCTCAAATCTTTGCACAATTCAAAGGATGGACCTATCACCCCAACCTGAGTCGAGAATATCAGCGAGAAATTTTATGGGATAGCCACCACTCAAATAGCTTATTTCATATCAATCTCTTGCAAGAATACTTAGCCCTCATTCCCGGACTCACTTGGCCCCTCTTAGAAGATGAACGGATCAATATGCCGGGCATTTTATCCGATCGGAATTGGAGCTACAGGTTCAAGCCAAGTTTAGAAGAGTTCACGTCTCACACAAGCCTGCAACACCTCATGCGTGAACTCATCATTTAAACCCTTATCCCTCAGCATCGCACTTGAACATGGCCGAGCTTGACAATTAGATTTAGGGTTAAAAGCTTTTCGCTGAGTCTTGTTGTCTCAAGAAATAAAAAATTGAGAGGTCAAGCCCAAAACCTCTCATTTGCTATGCACCCCGAACCAGCCTTCAACTATGCTGCGACCTTATCAATGGCTCAACTATCAGCATTTTGCTCAATCCGCATAAAGAGGGAATGTTTGGACTAAACAGCACAGACAAAGAGATACAGCGGCAAGGACTTGCTCTTGCAAAAAAATACGCTGATCGAAAATCTGAAGCTGCAATCTCGATCGGTTGAAAGCTAAATCATTTTTTATCCCTATCAAGGTCATGCAAAAAGCCGCTGCTGAGATTCTCTTGATCGTGATAGGGATAAAAGTAAACCCTCACAAGATACTATACTCTTCCACATGTCCAAGTCCCCCTTTCCGCCCTCATCGCTTCATTTTGGGCTTGTCTCTTTGGATGAGGAGTGTTAATTTACTTTCTGATATTAAACAACTAGGGCGTGTCGTTTTACATAAGCAAGATCATGGCTCATTTTTATCCGTCTCTCACAGCCTTATTACTCGGCCTCACCCCCTGTGCCTATTTTAGTGACTTAAACGCCCTCCCTTCGACCGATCAAAAGCTTAAAATGCTTTATAATAGCCTCGATCCAACGTCTATTTCGCAGCATCTTGCTTTTTACGAACTCTATGGTGACCGTCCGCAAGGACGCCAGGCTTTGCAAGACGCTTGGCAACTTCTATCCGGCAAGGAAAGCGCTCGAGCGCAATCTTTACACGAAATTCCCTTTTCAAGCTCCGTTGTTCAAGCTCTCGTCAATTTGGTTAATAAACAGCCCGATCAAGAATTAGAGGCCCTCTCCGATGAAGAGTTAACTGAGCTGGAAAAGCTCTCGTCATCCCTTGCTCACAACAAACTGAAAGGGCATTACGTATGGAGCGAAGAAGCCGTTTGGACTTTACCGGTTGAAGAGGTTGATCTCGCACGAGGATTGTTTCTGAGCCAATTTGGCGCCGATTCACGACGCATTAGGACCTATGAAGCCTTGATGGATCTCATGGCTCTCCAGATCCTTGCCCGTCTTCCAGCATCTGCTTTGCCTGAAGCTAAAATCCAAGCCATTAATACACTCATATTTGATGAACTAGGTTTCCGCTTTCCTCCTCATTCCCTCTATGCCAAAGACATCGATATTTATACTTTTTTGCCATCCGTTTTAGATTCTCATCGAGGCGTTTGCTTAGGGGTATCCATTCTCTACCTTTGCCTGGCCCAACGCCTCAATCTTCCCCTCGAGATGGTTACGCCTCCTGGACACATCTACGTGCGCTATCGCGCACCGAAGCGAGTCATCAATATCGAAACAACAGCTAGAGGCATCCATCTCGACAGCGGAGAATATTTAGGCATCAATACCCGTTCCTTGCAGCAGAGGACGATCAAAGAAGTGATTGGACTTGCCCACTTTAATCAAGCCTCCGTCTTTTGGCAGCAGGGAGAATTCGAGCAGGCCTTTTTAGCCTATCAAAAGGGAGATCCCTATCTCCCTCACGATCCCCTACTGAAGGAGTTGATGGGCTATGCCTGTTTATTGACGAATAGAGAGGAGAGGGGAAAACAGTTGCTAACTGAAGTCAAAGACCACATTCCTGACTATGCAGTTACACGCTCAACAATAGCGGAGGATTACTTGCAGGGCCACATAGATAGCTCCAGTATTGCCATTCTTTTTTCGCGGTCTGACGACAATCGCCAGGCCCAGCTCGCAAAGAAACAGGCATTGGAAACGATAGTCAAAGAGCATCCCCGCTTTCGGGCAGGTCTTTTACAGCTGGCCATGACTTGGGCTCAACTGCACCGCATGGGCGAAGCACTAGACACCTTGGCTGCATATCAAGCTCTTTATGATAAGGACCCCGAAGTCAATTATTATTTGGCAATTTTATATGCTCAGCGCTTAGATTATCAACGAGCTTGGCATCATCTTCGCCAATCGGAACAATTAGTCAAAGCAAGAGAGTATGATTGCAAGCAACTCAAAGAGTTTAGAATGGCTCTTGTGAAAGAGTGTCCAGAATAATCTAATTTAACACAGGTGATCGCGTGAAAATTTATACTCGCACAGGCGACAAAGGCACAACTTCGCTATTCTCAGGTCAAAGAGTTCACAAAAATGATCCCTTTATCGATGCGCTTGGAACCGTTGATGAAGGCAACTCTGCATTGGGATTAGCCCTTTCTTTTCTGCCAAAAGAGCCTTTCTATCAAGAAACAAGAGATCAACTCGAAATCATTCAACATGCCTTGTTTGATGTGGGAGCAGCCCTTGCAACACCGCGCAGCTGCCATCAGAATCAAAAACTTGAAAAAACACGCTTCGACCACGAAGCTATCGATTTACTGGAAAAGTGGATCGATGCAATGGAAGGCCAGCTGCCAGCATTAAAGACCTTTATCTTGCCAGGCGGTCATCCAGCAGGCGCTGCTTTGCATCTGTCGCGCAGCATCATACGCAGGGCAGAGCGTTACGTAGTCCCTCTTTATGAACAAGGGGATGTCGTTCAAGACGTTTTGATCTACTTAAACCGTTTATCAGACTATTTATTCGCCGTTTCACGCTTTGTCAATCATCACTTAAAAGCCCCAGAAACCCTTTGGCAATCCCATAAAACCTGTCAGCATGCCTGACATTGCCAAGCAAAACCTCCATTTACCCCATGAGGCTCTTGCAAAAATCTAGTGGTTTGCAGGAGCCTCGCGCAATTGCGTGCAGTCGCAATTAGCGTCAAATTAGCTTAGGAAAGCACTTCTATAGCCGATACTTCATCTTGGCTAGGCTCTACCCAGCGGCCATGAGTTTTAATCAATTCAATGAGGCGATCATCCGCGTCAGCAAAGTCAATATTGCGTTCAACGCATTCCTTGCCCACGTAGAGGTCAATCATACCTGGCTTCGACCCAACGTAGCCAAAATCGGCATCTGCCATCTCGCCAGGCCCATTAACGATACATCCCATGATCGCAATCTTGACGCCTGGAAGATGGGAAGTGCGGGCCTGAATTCTCTTGGTTACATCTTGCAGGTTAAAGAGCGTACGTCCACAGCTGGGGCAGGAGATAAAGTCAGTTTTAGACATTCTCATGCGAGCCGCTTGCAGAATCGAAAAGCTCAATTGACGCAAGAAATCGATTTCATAAGGCCCTTCTAACCAAAGCCCCTCGCCCAGCCCGTCACAAAGGAGCGCGCCGCACTCCATGCTCGCCAAAAGAGTCACATCCTCTTTATCTCCGCTATAAGCAAAGTTTAAAATGACAGGACACGCTAATTGATTTTCCCGCACCCATTCAAAAAACTGCCTGCAATAGTGCAAACGATTAGTTGTTGGTGCGAGCAAAATTAAATCAGGCTTCACATCGAGCAAACCTTGCCATGCAGCTGGAACTTCCTCTTTTACTTGAACCACCAGCGGCTGCTCAGGAAAGGAATGAACCGAAAAGCGGGAAGCGAAAGCATCGGTTTTAACCTTCTGCGCAGCTTCTTGCAACGAGGCGATAGTTATGGCGGGCGCTTCTGAATGAGTTGAAAAAAGGCCAACTCCGATGTCTTTTAGTGGCTGGAGCCTCTGCATCGCTGCCTGGTTGAAGCCAAATTCTTTTAAGACCAGATTGTCAGCAGTCACAGTCTTTAACTTGGGACGACCAAAAGAGCCTTCACAGCCCAGCTGTTGATAAAGGAATGGATTGTGTAGCATTTGAGGAGGCAGCGTAACAAAGACCGTTCCATCGCGATGCATCGGAACGCGAGCTGACAAGTCAACAGGGCGACGCTCCAAGCATTCTATTTTCCGATGCGTTTCAGTAAAGGGGGCAATACCTTGATCTTGATACTCTCGTCCAAGCTTAATTAAGCGCTGACAAGGATCTATTTCAAGCCAAGGATCTTCAGTCAGAGAAACGCGAATCGTGTCGCCGATTCCGTCTAGAAGTAGCGATCCAATTCCCATAGCCGACTTAACCCTGCCATCTTCCCCCTCTCCCGCCTCTGTCACACCGAGATGCAGAGGATAATCCCATCCTAAATCATACATTTCCTGAGTCAATAAACGGTACGCCTGGATCATGACTTGTGGATTAGAGGCTTTCATCGAGAAGAGAAAATCGTGATAGTCATTTTTGCGGCAAATCCTTGCAAACTCCAAAGCCGATTCTACCATCCCAAAAGGAGTATCGCCGTAGCGATTCATGATCCGGTCAGATAGCGATCCATGATTCGTGCCAATACG
Coding sequences within it:
- a CDS encoding cob(I)yrinic acid a,c-diamide adenosyltransferase, with the protein product MKIYTRTGDKGTTSLFSGQRVHKNDPFIDALGTVDEGNSALGLALSFLPKEPFYQETRDQLEIIQHALFDVGAALATPRSCHQNQKLEKTRFDHEAIDLLEKWIDAMEGQLPALKTFILPGGHPAGAALHLSRSIIRRAERYVVPLYEQGDVVQDVLIYLNRLSDYLFAVSRFVNHHLKAPETLWQSHKTCQHA
- a CDS encoding 4-alpha-glucanotransferase, producing MTDPTSLLHSPAAKQWQRIGVKHHHGIIIPLFSLHSANSSGIGEYTDLIPLIDWCRFIGFDLIQLLPLNDTGLGTSPYSALSAFALNPIYLGLHALPYLDQFPLLQDELKAIPKLSQQSRVDYKTVRENKERFLRHYVEQTKQLILNSRSYHAFTQNSPWLKGYAVYKTLKVLYQCSSWESWPVNDQSPTPELINQLTEEHKEEVEWHSILQFLCDQQLHASKEHADKHEVFLMGDIPILIDRDSAEVWLHRHLFDLNYSAGSPPDIYSLEGQNWGFPIYNWEKIASANYQWWIDRLSCASRYYHVYRIDHIVGFFRIWSITRGLTGKDGVFIPQDESTWVDHGQRIMLMMLKECTMLPIGEDLGVVPPEVRDCLTALGICGTKVMRWERLWKDNARYILPQDYPLISMTTVSTHDSETLQQWWQNMPLDAQIFAQFKGWTYHPNLSREYQREILWDSHHSNSLFHINLLQEYLALIPGLTWPLLEDERINMPGILSDRNWSYRFKPSLEEFTSHTSLQHLMRELII
- a CDS encoding transglutaminase family protein — encoded protein: MAHFYPSLTALLLGLTPCAYFSDLNALPSTDQKLKMLYNSLDPTSISQHLAFYELYGDRPQGRQALQDAWQLLSGKESARAQSLHEIPFSSSVVQALVNLVNKQPDQELEALSDEELTELEKLSSSLAHNKLKGHYVWSEEAVWTLPVEEVDLARGLFLSQFGADSRRIRTYEALMDLMALQILARLPASALPEAKIQAINTLIFDELGFRFPPHSLYAKDIDIYTFLPSVLDSHRGVCLGVSILYLCLAQRLNLPLEMVTPPGHIYVRYRAPKRVINIETTARGIHLDSGEYLGINTRSLQQRTIKEVIGLAHFNQASVFWQQGEFEQAFLAYQKGDPYLPHDPLLKELMGYACLLTNREERGKQLLTEVKDHIPDYAVTRSTIAEDYLQGHIDSSSIAILFSRSDDNRQAQLAKKQALETIVKEHPRFRAGLLQLAMTWAQLHRMGEALDTLAAYQALYDKDPEVNYYLAILYAQRLDYQRAWHHLRQSEQLVKAREYDCKQLKEFRMALVKECPE
- the ispG gene encoding (E)-4-hydroxy-3-methylbut-2-enyl-diphosphate synthase, which encodes MNKKYCEAIYQTQRRPTRTVMVGHIGVGGNNPVRIQSMTTSNTRDVEATIDQVIRLADNGCEIVRMTVQGIKEADACEYIKNGLVQRGYNIPLVADIHFYPPAAMRVIDFVDKVRINPGNFVDKRASFKQIDYDDESYSKELERIEEKFTPLVEKCKQLKRAMRIGTNHGSLSDRIMNRYGDTPFGMVESALEFARICRKNDYHDFLFSMKASNPQVMIQAYRLLTQEMYDLGWDYPLHLGVTEAGEGEDGRVKSAMGIGSLLLDGIGDTIRVSLTEDPWLEIDPCQRLIKLGREYQDQGIAPFTETHRKIECLERRPVDLSARVPMHRDGTVFVTLPPQMLHNPFLYQQLGCEGSFGRPKLKTVTADNLVLKEFGFNQAAMQRLQPLKDIGVGLFSTHSEAPAITIASLQEAAQKVKTDAFASRFSVHSFPEQPLVVQVKEEVPAAWQGLLDVKPDLILLAPTTNRLHYCRQFFEWVRENQLACPVILNFAYSGDKEDVTLLASMECGALLCDGLGEGLWLEGPYEIDFLRQLSFSILQAARMRMSKTDFISCPSCGRTLFNLQDVTKRIQARTSHLPGVKIAIMGCIVNGPGEMADADFGYVGSKPGMIDLYVGKECVERNIDFADADDRLIELIKTHGRWVEPSQDEVSAIEVLS
- a CDS encoding CesT family type III secretion system chaperone, whose amino-acid sequence is MVSSQFESILKDFEPFFKCRLQADQNESCLVRMGHGISLQMELNRYGFLLIGCRIGELPRGRFQDDVIKEALKANEFYPPFTGIFGISRKSNNLFLYLLVDPLKLDQDKISNLLNPFIAKAKLWSDSINQGNIPALGAVTSPQPAVAPPFGFSR